From a single Candidatus Saccharibacteria bacterium genomic region:
- the mutM gene encoding bifunctional DNA-formamidopyrimidine glycosylase/DNA-(apurinic or apyrimidinic site) lyase encodes MPELPEVETVRLGLVSLIVGKSITKITHDWAKSFPNPETEVSKFAIGAKIIDVRRRAKVLMIDLSTGYTFVIHLKMTGQLVFVGQRKTLKSKSEILKNNKNKKEKNLGYGPHDLEFSETETRFGAGHPNNSLVGNLPDKSTRVDFFLGDSEHLYFNDQRKFGWVRLMPTIAVAEIDFMKKVGPEPLEEDFMPKVLIKRLQKRKNSSIKAALLDQTVLAGVGNIYADESLWGSSIHPASLVRDLSNARLTKLHSEIIYVLKLSIEKGGSTDRNYVNAEGKRGSYIDFARVFRKEGAPCPRCQTTIIKTRVAGRGTHLCPSCQQL; translated from the coding sequence ATGCCAGAGCTGCCTGAAGTTGAAACCGTCCGACTCGGACTAGTTAGTTTGATTGTTGGTAAGTCGATCACAAAAATTACTCACGACTGGGCAAAAAGCTTCCCAAACCCAGAAACAGAGGTAAGTAAGTTTGCAATCGGCGCCAAAATTATTGATGTGCGTCGCCGAGCTAAAGTTTTGATGATCGATTTGTCGACTGGCTACACTTTTGTTATTCATCTTAAAATGACAGGGCAACTAGTCTTTGTCGGACAAAGAAAAACCCTAAAATCTAAATCCGAAATTCTAAAAAATAATAAAAACAAAAAAGAAAAAAATTTAGGATATGGTCCTCATGATTTAGAATTTTCCGAGACAGAGACTCGGTTTGGGGCTGGGCATCCAAACAATTCGCTAGTAGGTAACCTGCCCGATAAATCGACAAGGGTAGATTTCTTTCTTGGGGATAGCGAGCACCTATACTTCAATGACCAGCGTAAGTTTGGCTGGGTAAGGTTAATGCCGACGATTGCTGTCGCCGAAATTGATTTTATGAAAAAGGTTGGGCCTGAACCGCTAGAAGAAGATTTTATGCCCAAAGTCTTAATCAAAAGACTGCAAAAGCGCAAAAATAGCAGCATTAAGGCGGCGCTTTTGGATCAAACAGTTCTGGCAGGAGTGGGCAATATCTACGCTGACGAATCGCTTTGGGGGTCTAGTATTCATCCGGCAAGCTTGGTCCGGGATCTCTCAAATGCCAGACTGACTAAGCTGCACTCTGAAATTATTTATGTACTCAAGTTGTCGATCGAAAAAGGCGGCAGCACCGACCGTAACTATGTCAACGCTGAAGGCAAGCGGGGAAGTTACATAGATTTCGCTAGAGTCTTCCGCAAAGAAGGTGCCCCGTGCCCACGCTGCCAAACCACCATCATTAAAACAAGAGTTGCTGGGCGAGGCACACATCTGTGCCCGAGCTGCCAGCAACTCTAG
- the rpsO gene encoding 30S ribosomal protein S15, with amino-acid sequence MMTLEKKQAIVADLGVSKTDTGSASTQVGLLTARINELTDHMKINKKDFAARRGLLQMVGQRKKLLKYIADRDSAKYLSLIKKLGLRR; translated from the coding sequence ATGATGACTCTAGAGAAAAAACAGGCAATTGTGGCTGATTTGGGCGTGAGCAAAACTGATACTGGTTCGGCTTCTACTCAAGTTGGTTTGCTGACAGCTCGTATCAACGAACTGACTGACCACATGAAGATCAACAAAAAAGATTTTGCAGCCCGACGCGGTCTACTCCAAATGGTTGGACAGCGCAAAAAACTGCTCAAATACATTGCTGATCGTGACAGTGCAAAATACCTAAGCCTTATTAAGAAGCTCGGCCTACGCCGCTAA
- a CDS encoding 30S ribosomal protein S20: protein MPIIKSAKKRVKVARKATVRNAKTKKSVRGALKAFASAVSGKKAVSSSRSKAQSAIDKAVKKGVMSKKRAARKKSQLSKSAKASGAKVEKRSAPKKTQLKKASVKKAAPKKSTAKKPAAKKVSAKKK, encoded by the coding sequence ATGCCAATTATCAAATCAGCCAAGAAGCGCGTCAAAGTTGCCCGTAAAGCTACTGTCAGAAACGCTAAAACCAAGAAAAGCGTACGAGGTGCACTAAAGGCTTTTGCCAGCGCAGTGTCTGGCAAAAAAGCCGTTTCATCTAGCCGCAGCAAGGCCCAAAGTGCCATCGACAAGGCAGTCAAAAAAGGTGTAATGAGCAAAAAGCGTGCAGCACGTAAAAAAAGCCAGCTGAGCAAATCCGCCAAAGCTAGCGGTGCCAAAGTTGAGAAGCGCTCTGCCCCAAAGAAAACTCAGCTCAAAAAAGCTAGCGTCAAGAAAGCCGCTCCAAAGAAATCTACAGCCAAAAAACCAGCTGCCAAAAAAGTTTCTGCAAAGAAAAAATAG
- the pnp gene encoding polyribonucleotide nucleotidyltransferase, with amino-acid sequence MTINPQGKEIISVSTELCGRELKLEINRVGFRSTSSVLVSYGDTVVLGTAMVGNRPISGMDYFPLSIDYEEKFYATGKISGSRFIKREGRPSEEAILIGRLIDRPIRPLWPKGYRQEVQGVASVLSSDPSFRPDMVAMIAMSTAFMLTGAPFDGPVAGLRVGLDDSGQFKAFMSYAEMKASELDLVVAAREGGIMMVEAGANEVSEEKVLEAMQWALNEMAPAFKIQKELVAKVGVEPLEYELVKPNDEIQGAVDAWVEGKLGEKLHRPYPERNEMINELRWDFHGQMAEKVGENYADLRDEYDEAFTMALHKDVRDGIVKSQTRPDGRKLTEIRQLSSEVGILPRAHGSSLFTRGVTQGMNIVTLAPLSYAQIVDTMEVSDGERRYMHHYNAPGYTVGEVRRLGSPGRREIGHGYLAERALTAVLPGEEDFPYAIRSVTEIMSQNGSTSMAATCSSCLALMDAGVPLKAPVSGIAMGLMMDGDNAYVMSDIADAEDFAGDMDFKTAGTNKGITALQMDMKVHGLPVEVLRKALEQGKEGRAEILRHMLSTLGRPRASLSPHAPRIEKIMINPEKIGAVIGKGGETINAITKETGAEIDIKDTGLITVAAVNTEAIEKALEWIKSLTAEPEVGKVYRGARVVSVLDFGAFVEFMKGQEGLVHVSEMKNERVEKPSDVVKVGDIVDVKLVGIDDKGRSKLSMKAVEK; translated from the coding sequence ATGACAATAAATCCCCAGGGTAAAGAAATAATAAGTGTTAGCACCGAGCTTTGCGGCCGAGAGCTAAAGTTAGAAATCAACCGCGTTGGTTTTAGGAGTACCTCAAGTGTTCTCGTAAGCTACGGCGACACGGTTGTGCTAGGGACCGCCATGGTTGGCAATCGACCTATCAGCGGCATGGACTATTTCCCGCTAAGCATCGACTACGAAGAAAAATTTTACGCTACAGGCAAAATCAGCGGTAGTCGCTTTATTAAGCGCGAAGGTCGCCCAAGTGAAGAGGCGATTTTGATCGGACGGCTGATTGATCGACCAATCCGACCTCTTTGGCCCAAGGGCTACCGACAAGAAGTACAAGGTGTCGCTAGTGTTTTGAGCAGCGACCCAAGCTTTAGGCCAGACATGGTGGCAATGATCGCCATGAGTACAGCATTTATGCTCACAGGTGCACCGTTCGACGGCCCAGTTGCCGGACTTCGAGTCGGCCTAGATGACAGTGGCCAGTTCAAGGCATTTATGAGCTATGCAGAGATGAAAGCTAGCGAGCTGGATCTAGTAGTTGCGGCCCGCGAAGGCGGCATTATGATGGTAGAAGCGGGCGCTAATGAAGTCAGCGAAGAAAAAGTCTTAGAGGCCATGCAGTGGGCTCTAAACGAAATGGCTCCAGCCTTTAAGATTCAAAAAGAACTAGTCGCCAAAGTTGGTGTAGAGCCGCTGGAGTACGAGCTAGTCAAGCCAAATGACGAGATCCAGGGCGCAGTTGATGCATGGGTAGAAGGAAAGCTGGGCGAAAAACTCCACCGTCCTTACCCTGAACGCAACGAAATGATCAACGAGCTTCGCTGGGATTTTCACGGGCAAATGGCTGAAAAAGTCGGCGAGAACTACGCTGATCTGCGGGATGAATACGATGAAGCCTTTACTATGGCGCTTCACAAAGACGTACGTGATGGTATTGTAAAAAGCCAAACTCGCCCTGACGGCCGTAAGCTAACTGAGATTAGGCAGCTGTCGAGCGAAGTTGGTATCTTGCCAAGAGCGCACGGTTCGAGCTTGTTTACTCGAGGCGTGACTCAAGGTATGAACATCGTAACGCTCGCACCGCTTAGCTACGCCCAAATCGTCGACACAATGGAAGTAAGTGACGGTGAACGCCGTTATATGCACCACTATAACGCTCCAGGATACACTGTTGGCGAAGTCCGCCGACTTGGTAGTCCGGGACGTCGTGAAATTGGTCATGGCTACCTCGCTGAAAGAGCCTTAACTGCAGTTCTACCAGGCGAAGAAGACTTTCCGTACGCTATTCGATCGGTTACAGAAATTATGAGCCAAAACGGTAGTACCAGCATGGCTGCGACTTGTTCCAGCTGTCTGGCGCTTATGGATGCAGGTGTGCCCCTCAAAGCTCCAGTGTCTGGTATTGCGATGGGGCTGATGATGGACGGCGACAATGCCTACGTCATGAGTGATATTGCTGACGCTGAAGATTTCGCAGGTGACATGGACTTCAAAACGGCAGGCACCAACAAGGGTATCACAGCTCTGCAGATGGATATGAAAGTTCACGGCTTGCCTGTTGAGGTTCTGCGAAAAGCTTTAGAGCAGGGCAAGGAAGGCCGTGCTGAGATTTTACGGCACATGTTAAGCACCCTAGGCAGACCTCGGGCTAGTCTAAGCCCACACGCTCCAAGGATTGAGAAAATTATGATCAACCCAGAGAAAATCGGTGCTGTTATTGGTAAGGGTGGTGAAACAATCAACGCAATCACCAAAGAAACAGGCGCTGAGATCGACATCAAAGACACTGGTTTGATTACAGTCGCTGCAGTTAATACTGAGGCGATCGAAAAAGCGCTTGAGTGGATCAAAAGCCTTACAGCCGAGCCAGAAGTTGGCAAAGTTTACCGTGGAGCGCGTGTTGTTAGCGTCTTAGATTTCGGCGCATTCGTAGAATTTATGAAGGGTCAAGAGGGTTTAGTACATGTCAGCGAGATGAAAAACGAGCGTGTCGAGAAACCGAGCGATGTTGTCAAAGTTGGCGACATTGTAGATGTTAAACTAGTCGGTATCGACGACAAAGGCCGAAGCAAATTGTCAATGAAAGCTGTAGAGAAGTAA
- the truB gene encoding tRNA pseudouridine(55) synthase TruB codes for MDQVILIDKPSGWTSFDVVAKIRSDLRKNSPQSSVNGKQKLKVGHSGTLDPFATGLLIILIGSATKRQDEFMKQDKVYEATFRLGAVSTTGDPEGEITERGMLNDERREATPTTNYHLPSTEEVQKALAKFVGEITQVPPQYSAIKVNGKKAYELARAGKKVELKPRQVTIYSLELLEYVWPEIKVRAHVSSGTYIRTLAEDIGKELGTGAYCLELRRTKIGGYEVKDAKTIEDI; via the coding sequence ATGGATCAAGTAATTCTGATAGATAAACCATCGGGGTGGACTAGTTTTGATGTGGTGGCCAAAATCCGCTCTGATTTACGAAAAAATAGTCCTCAGTCCTCAGTAAACGGTAAACAGAAACTAAAAGTAGGCCACAGTGGCACGCTCGATCCTTTTGCTACGGGGCTGCTGATAATCCTGATTGGCAGTGCCACGAAGCGTCAGGACGAGTTTATGAAGCAAGATAAGGTCTATGAGGCGACTTTTCGACTTGGGGCTGTCTCGACGACCGGTGATCCGGAAGGGGAAATCACAGAACGAGGGATGCTGAACGATGAACGAAGAGAAGCCACTCCAACTACTAACTACCATCTACCATCTACTGAAGAGGTACAAAAGGCGCTAGCTAAGTTTGTTGGTGAGATCACGCAGGTGCCGCCGCAGTATTCGGCTATCAAGGTTAACGGCAAAAAGGCTTATGAGCTTGCTAGGGCGGGCAAAAAAGTCGAACTGAAACCACGCCAAGTAACGATTTATAGCCTGGAGCTGCTTGAGTACGTCTGGCCAGAAATAAAAGTACGTGCCCATGTCTCCAGCGGCACATACATTCGTACCCTTGCGGAAGATATTGGCAAAGAACTTGGTACGGGTGCTTACTGTCTTGAGCTTCGACGTACGAAAATCGGAGGCTATGAAGTAAAAGATGCTAAAACTATTGAAGATATCTAG
- the holA gene encoding DNA polymerase III subunit delta gives MVTILCGENGWAIKQAADKVCARFLEKFGDLSLERFEGEDTTVNDVIGALNSLPFLASKKLVVLRRGSENKEIADNVEQVLHAAEGGNDLLLVEGKLDKRSVYYKTLKKRPEFREHGAAQSANIASWCVEEARERKASLSPADAQYLIERVGGDQSLLAQEIDKLATYSTDINRESIHLLTDPTPESSIFDLLSAAFSGQHKKALELYEQQRAQKVEPFAILSMIGWQLHQIALAKTSGESSASNLARKARLSPYSAEKALSLSRNMTLKDIKAVAADLVDIEYRAKTSSYDIDEALRTLIVGF, from the coding sequence ATGGTTACTATACTTTGCGGGGAGAATGGTTGGGCAATCAAACAAGCGGCCGACAAGGTTTGTGCTAGGTTTTTGGAAAAGTTTGGTGACCTTTCACTAGAACGTTTCGAGGGGGAAGATACCACTGTCAATGATGTGATAGGAGCTCTCAATAGCTTGCCGTTTTTGGCTAGCAAGAAACTAGTAGTATTGCGCCGCGGAAGCGAAAACAAAGAAATAGCAGATAACGTTGAGCAGGTTCTACATGCTGCAGAAGGTGGTAATGACCTTTTGCTGGTCGAAGGTAAGTTGGACAAACGTTCGGTTTACTATAAGACTTTGAAAAAACGGCCTGAGTTCCGCGAGCATGGGGCCGCACAAAGTGCCAACATAGCGAGCTGGTGTGTAGAAGAAGCCCGTGAGCGCAAAGCCAGCCTGAGTCCTGCCGATGCGCAATATTTGATTGAAAGGGTTGGTGGTGATCAGAGCTTGCTAGCGCAAGAGATAGACAAGCTGGCGACTTATTCGACTGATATTAACCGGGAGTCAATTCATCTTTTGACTGACCCAACGCCTGAGAGCAGCATTTTTGATCTTTTGAGTGCGGCTTTTTCGGGCCAGCACAAGAAGGCCCTGGAGCTTTATGAGCAGCAGCGTGCGCAAAAGGTTGAACCTTTTGCGATTTTGAGTATGATAGGCTGGCAACTTCATCAAATTGCTCTTGCCAAAACTAGCGGCGAAAGTTCGGCAAGTAATCTGGCGCGCAAAGCCCGACTAAGCCCTTATTCAGCTGAGAAGGCACTAAGTTTGAGTAGAAACATGACACTTAAAGATATAAAAGCGGTTGCTGCCGATCTTGTAGATATTGAATACCGCGCTAAAACATCTAGTTATGACATTGATGAGGCACTAAGAACCCTAATCGTTGGCTTCTAA
- a CDS encoding uracil-DNA glycosylase encodes MSNQEQLDALQAKILADNPTPELAEQATQLVFGDGNPEAELLFVGEAPGKNEDIKGLPFVGAAGKFLDEMLSSIGLKRRDIYITNIVKYRPPNNRDPLPEEKLAFLPYLKKQIAIIKPKIIVTLGRHSGLAFLPDLFISREHGQAKRIKVMLEHTESKLVILPLYHPAAALYNGGLRATLLEDFAVIPSLLKQINNNETK; translated from the coding sequence ATGAGTAACCAGGAACAATTAGACGCTCTGCAGGCCAAGATACTGGCTGACAATCCGACGCCAGAGCTAGCTGAACAGGCGACTCAGCTAGTTTTTGGTGATGGCAACCCAGAGGCAGAGTTGCTGTTTGTCGGCGAAGCCCCGGGTAAAAACGAAGATATTAAAGGCTTGCCATTTGTCGGAGCAGCGGGCAAGTTTCTAGATGAGATGTTAAGCAGTATCGGGCTGAAAAGGCGAGACATCTACATTACCAACATTGTGAAGTATCGTCCGCCGAACAATCGAGACCCACTCCCAGAAGAAAAACTAGCTTTTTTGCCTTACCTGAAAAAGCAAATTGCTATCATCAAGCCTAAAATCATAGTTACGTTAGGCCGACACAGTGGCTTAGCCTTCCTGCCAGATCTGTTTATCAGCCGAGAACACGGGCAAGCTAAAAGAATAAAGGTTATGCTGGAGCATACAGAGTCAAAATTAGTTATTTTGCCTTTGTACCACCCAGCCGCAGCACTATATAACGGCGGCTTGAGGGCTACGCTTTTAGAAGATTTTGCAGTAATTCCAAGTCTTCTGAAGCAAATTAATAACAATGAAACTAAATAA
- a CDS encoding ribonuclease J, protein MNNNFKQNRSGGGNRPRNSAPKQGQNAPAKARPRTTPQARAASRGEAIRAQKRAHEDADRIAKLYDTPAQNGNQPRRANFIDDSPRLKVIGLGGMDGGGSKNMMLVEYQNDAVIIDAGNDLGVDLPGINYGICDTSYLDTIKHKIKGYVITHGHLDHIGALPHIIPKYPAPVYGSRFTCGRVQEIFENFGLPMPEGFKLEVVPMNENTHEKLKVGVFFVELVRITHSIPGSTVVVLDTPVGRVINTGDFRFDPNPLDHERSDMERLTELGREGVLLLMSESTTTERLGRTPSESTIEQSFIDIMENAPGRCFMSMFSTNINRIQMIINAAIHHNKKIALDGRSLISTLEMAIRHGFVRIQKGTIVPISAVPTMKDHEVVVVCTGSQGEPNSALQRMASGAHKHIKLKEQDTVVLSSTPIPETGNDALIGGMVDNMVRMGVHVFQHMTHELDKVGPLHVSGHASRDEYAEMIQMLRPKFFLPIYGSIRSKKSHIDLAVELGVPRSNCLNAENGQVVAINGDKMEVIGEVPVGTVLVDQTGAIVNSVVVKDRLVLSEEGLVAVILTIDKKTGQLLTSPDIISRGFIYMRGQEELMNLFRIELRRAVQQRYKRVDLDRFKAELKDYVTHFLYEQTQRSPIVIPVVNVVGNSSVKNANGTVGAGQLVAENAVGESKPEPKTPEQIAAEQQERFAKMRASLLGQDARVD, encoded by the coding sequence ATGAATAACAATTTTAAACAAAACCGTTCTGGTGGCGGTAATCGCCCGAGAAACTCAGCACCAAAACAGGGGCAGAACGCGCCTGCTAAGGCTAGACCTCGGACGACGCCTCAGGCTCGTGCGGCAAGCCGCGGCGAAGCTATCAGAGCCCAAAAACGTGCTCACGAAGATGCTGACCGAATCGCAAAGTTGTACGACACACCGGCCCAAAATGGCAACCAGCCACGCCGAGCAAATTTCATAGATGACAGTCCTAGACTGAAGGTAATCGGCTTGGGTGGTATGGACGGTGGTGGCTCCAAAAACATGATGCTTGTTGAGTACCAAAACGATGCGGTTATCATTGACGCGGGTAACGACCTTGGGGTTGACCTGCCTGGTATCAACTATGGCATCTGCGATACAAGCTATCTAGATACTATCAAGCACAAGATAAAAGGCTACGTTATAACTCACGGGCACCTTGATCACATTGGGGCTTTGCCGCACATCATTCCTAAGTATCCAGCGCCAGTTTATGGTAGCCGATTTACTTGTGGGCGCGTGCAGGAAATTTTCGAGAACTTTGGCCTGCCTATGCCAGAAGGCTTCAAGCTCGAAGTAGTACCCATGAACGAGAACACCCACGAAAAACTAAAAGTTGGAGTCTTTTTTGTCGAGTTAGTGCGTATCACTCACTCTATTCCAGGCAGTACTGTAGTAGTGCTAGATACTCCGGTTGGACGTGTGATAAACACCGGCGACTTCCGTTTTGACCCAAATCCGCTCGATCACGAACGCTCTGACATGGAAAGGCTAACCGAGCTTGGCCGCGAAGGTGTACTGCTACTTATGAGCGAGAGTACAACAACTGAGCGATTGGGCCGCACCCCTAGCGAATCGACAATCGAGCAGAGCTTCATCGACATTATGGAGAATGCGCCAGGACGCTGTTTCATGTCGATGTTTTCTACCAATATCAACCGTATTCAAATGATCATCAACGCTGCGATTCACCACAACAAAAAGATCGCACTTGATGGTCGCAGTCTAATTAGCACACTTGAAATGGCGATTCGTCACGGTTTTGTCAGGATTCAGAAAGGCACAATCGTGCCGATCAGTGCCGTCCCAACCATGAAAGATCACGAAGTAGTAGTGGTTTGTACGGGTAGTCAAGGCGAACCAAATTCGGCGCTGCAGCGTATGGCTAGCGGCGCTCACAAGCATATTAAGCTTAAAGAGCAAGACACGGTTGTGCTTTCAAGTACGCCAATCCCAGAGACCGGAAACGACGCACTTATCGGCGGTATGGTCGACAACATGGTGCGTATGGGTGTTCACGTTTTTCAGCACATGACTCATGAGTTAGATAAGGTTGGACCGCTACATGTTTCGGGTCATGCAAGTCGAGACGAGTACGCCGAGATGATCCAGATGCTTCGTCCTAAGTTTTTCTTGCCAATCTACGGTTCAATCCGCAGCAAGAAAAGCCATATTGATCTTGCAGTCGAGCTAGGTGTACCGAGAAGCAACTGTCTCAATGCCGAAAATGGTCAAGTTGTAGCAATCAACGGAGACAAGATGGAGGTAATCGGAGAAGTGCCAGTTGGTACAGTTTTGGTTGATCAAACAGGTGCAATCGTAAACAGTGTGGTGGTCAAAGATCGCCTAGTATTGAGCGAGGAAGGACTTGTAGCGGTCATCTTAACAATTGATAAGAAAACGGGGCAGCTGCTTACTAGCCCAGATATTATTAGCCGCGGCTTCATCTACATGCGCGGCCAGGAAGAGTTGATGAATTTGTTTAGAATAGAACTTCGCCGGGCGGTTCAGCAGCGCTACAAGAGAGTTGATCTAGATCGTTTCAAAGCCGAGCTCAAGGATTACGTTACACATTTTCTGTACGAGCAGACTCAGCGCAGCCCGATCGTCATACCGGTAGTCAACGTGGTTGGCAACAGTAGCGTCAAGAACGCAAATGGCACGGTCGGTGCAGGGCAACTAGTAGCAGAAAATGCGGTAGGCGAGTCAAAGCCGGAACCAAAAACGCCTGAACAAATTGCCGCCGAACAGCAGGAGCGCTTCGCCAAAATGCGGGCCAGCCTGCTAGGCCAAGACGCCCGAGTAGACTGA
- a CDS encoding HAD family phosphatase, translating into MIKAIIFDCFGVLLNDSMDAAVGTLSVSGRQRQDLRDIMNAANLGLLTAKEAREQHAQVLGISAEEWTQLVASHEGRDTRLFAYILELKKRYKTAILSNVSEGGISRRFSAEELAQYFDVVVESGAIGVGKPDAEIYEHTLKKLAIMPNEAIFTDDRDEYCAAAVEAGLSAILFTGFDKFKSDLEELLVADSNS; encoded by the coding sequence ATGATCAAGGCAATTATTTTTGACTGTTTTGGTGTGCTTTTGAACGACTCAATGGATGCGGCGGTTGGCACTCTGAGCGTTAGCGGTCGGCAGCGACAAGATTTACGCGATATAATGAATGCTGCAAACTTGGGGCTTTTGACAGCCAAAGAAGCGCGCGAACAACACGCGCAAGTCTTAGGAATTAGCGCAGAAGAGTGGACTCAGTTGGTCGCAAGCCATGAAGGTCGTGACACAAGACTTTTTGCTTACATCTTGGAGTTGAAAAAGCGGTATAAAACAGCGATTTTGAGTAATGTTTCGGAAGGTGGAATTAGTCGAAGGTTTTCCGCAGAAGAACTTGCTCAGTATTTTGACGTGGTGGTTGAGAGCGGTGCCATTGGAGTCGGTAAACCAGATGCGGAAATCTATGAGCATACACTAAAAAAACTTGCTATCATGCCTAACGAAGCTATTTTTACAGATGATCGTGACGAATATTGTGCTGCTGCCGTTGAAGCTGGGCTCAGCGCTATCTTGTTTACGGGCTTTGATAAATTTAAATCTGATCTAGAGGAACTTCTAGTCGCCGATTCTAATTCGTAG